In the Anastrepha obliqua isolate idAnaObli1 chromosome 1, idAnaObli1_1.0, whole genome shotgun sequence genome, one interval contains:
- the LOC129235869 gene encoding uncharacterized protein LOC129235869, with translation MRFAATSLLFCGALSVIFLSQGLVQATSSDSDDDYEPRHLTNDQSSFFQSQSDSPFSRATAKGENVRRVGRVETNKWNQTNRLKISNESTYSDSDSDSESESRDTNSEYEDDDDGDEYYDDSGEESSTDSSSDESVPRLLSQSAFNRISETLGALNTMGHLLVDITRGGHESKQDSYEAPAANEVSASGVESTTVGILSTTSATTIATTTATPSRKFNDISPTAKILAPLPNQSNLITDQKVTGLLMADKRVGENGTPAKPMFVETKETKKKKKKKKNRNKVKKPAATNPANGSATGQSQQLNKPPTTLRPTTTTLPTTSHIANDRIDQITTTTEDISGKDVENYCKTPSGRLGRCEDLSSCPALLLNLSSLRESLCFKSLFVPGVCCPLAESSTVLTTQRPLKLTTKAPTVALTTKRPTTQRPASSPSLVLIPQLKPSTTTTTTTTSNPLGNELELIGNNNIVDPEECGQQEYSAGRIVGGVEAPNGQWPWMAAIFLHGPKRTEFWCGGSLIGTKYILTAAHCTRDSRQKPFAARQFTVRLGDIDLSTDAEPSAPVTFTVKEVRAHERFSRIGFYNDIAILVLDKPVRKSKYVIPVCLPRAGRAPPKERLPGRRATVVGWGTTYYGGKESTTQRQAELPIWRNEDCDRSYFQPINENFVCAGYSDGGVDACQGDSGGPLMMRFDSRWVQLGVVSFGNKCGEPGYPGVYTRVSQYLDWIRDHTRD, from the exons CGCTCTCTGTAATTTTCCTGTCGCAAGGGCTGGTACAAGCAACCAGCTCGGATTCAGATGACGACTACGAGCCGAGACACTTGACCAACGACCAAT CGTCTTTTTTTCAGTCGCAATCGGACTCACCATTCTCACGAGCCACCGCAAAGGGTGAGAATGTTCGACGAGTTGGACGAGTGGAGACTAACAAATGGAATCAGACAAATCGCCTGAAGATTAGCAATGAGTCAACATATTCCGATTCTGATTCCGATTCAGAATCTGAAAGTCGCGATACAAATTCTGAAtatgaggatgatgatgatggcgACGAGTACTATGATGACAGCGGTGAGGAGAGCAGCACAGATAGCAGTAGTGATGAGTCGGTGCCACGTTTGTTGTCACAATCGGCTTTCAATCGCATTTCGGAAACCTTGGGTGCTCTCAACACAATGGGCCATCTGTTGGTGGACATAACGCGCGGTGGTCACGAGTCGAAACAGGATTCATATGAGGCACCAGCGGCAAATGAAGTTAGTGCTAGTGGTGTTGAATCGACTACTGTTGGTATTCTAAGTACTACAAGCGCTACGACGATTGCAACAACGACCGCAACGCCATCTAGAAAGTTCAATGACATAAGCCCAACAGCGAAAATTCTCGCGCCACTGCCTAATCAAAGTAATCTGATCACAGACCAGAAAGTGACGGGTTTGTTGATGGCCGACAAGCGTGTGGGCGAAAACGGAACGCCTGCTAAGCCGATGTTTGTCGAAACTAAGGagacaaaaaagaagaaaaagaagaagaagaaccgcAATAAGGTGAAGAAACCCGCGGCCACAAACCCAGCCAATGGTAGTGCAACCGGTCAATCGCAACAGTTAAACAAACCACCAACCACCTTAAGACCCACCACCACGACGCTGCCAACAACCAGCCACATTGCAAATGATCGCATTGATCAGATTACAACCACTACTGAAGATATTTCTGGCAAAGATGTGGAGAACTATTGCAAAACACCTAGCGGACGTCTGGGTCGTTGCGAAGATTTGAGCAGCTGTCCAGCTTTGCTGCTGAATTTGAGTAGTCTGCGCGAGTCGCTCTGCTTTAAGAGCTTATTCGTGCCAGGTGTCTGTTGTCCATTAGCAGAGTCTTCAACAGTGCTTACAACACAGCGACCGCTCAAGCTGACCACGAAAGCGCCGACTGTGGCGCTCACAACGAAGCGACCAACTACACAACGTCCAGCCTCCTCACCGAGCTTGGTGTTGATACCACAGCTTAAaccttcaacaacaacaacaaccacgacCACATCGAACCCGTTGGGCAATGAATTGGAACTCATAGGCAACAATAACATAGTTGATCCGGAAGAGTGCGGACAGCAGGAGTATTCGGCAGGGCGAATTGTGGGCGGTGTTGAAGCACCAAATGGCCAATGGCCATGGATGGCGGCGATCTTCTTGCATGGCCCCAAACGTACCGAGTTCTGGTGTGGCGGGTCGCTTATTGGCACGAAGTATATTCTAACTGCAGCGCATTGCACGAGGGACTCACGCCAGAAACC CTTTGCGGCGCGCCAATTCACTGTGCGTCTGGGCGACATCGACTTATCCACCGATGCTGAACCCTCCGCGCCGGTCACCTTTACCGTGAAAGAAGTGCGCGCACATGAGCG TTTCTCACGTATTGGCTTCTATAATGACATCGCCATTTTGGTGCTGGACAAGCCTGTGCGTAAGTCCAAATATGTTATCCCAGTTTGTTTGCCGCGTGCGGGACGTGCGCCGCCTAAGGAACGTCTGCCTGGGCGTCGTGCGACTGTAGTGGGTTGGGGCACCACCTACTATGGTGGCAAAGAGTCGACAACGCAGCGTCAAGCTGAATTGCCGATTTGGCGGAATGAGGACTGCGATCGTTCCTACTTCCAACCCATCAATGAGAACTTTGTGTGCGCCGGCTACTCGGATGGTGGCGTGGATGCGTGCCAg GGCGACTCCGGCGGGCCACTTATGATGCGCTTTGACTCGCGGTGGGTGCAACTCGGCGTGGTGTCGTTCGGCAACAAATGCGGTGAGCCTGGCTATCCTGGCGTCTATACGAGAGTTTCGCAATATTTGGATTGGATTCGTGATCACACGCGTGACTAG